The genomic segment CGGCATTGGCCGGTCTCACGCTCGAGCGTTCCTGGCAGGTACGTTTTATCGAAGTCATGCCGCTCGAAGGTGTCGCAGAGGTGCACGACACAGGTCTGGTGACGACTGCAGAAACCCGTGCCCGGATCGAAGCTGTCTACGGACCGCTCGAACAACTCGAGGCGCCGCTCAGCGATCCAGCGCGCGTGTATCGAATTCCCGGTGCGAAGGGAACCATTGGTTTCATCAGTCCGGTGAGCGAGCCCTTCTGTGCCTTTTGCAATCGCATTCGCTTGACTGCGGACGGAAAGCTTCGTCTCTGTCTTCTGCGCGCTGATGAAGTCGATATCCGCGGCCTCGTCCGCAGTGGTGCGAGCGACGAGGCGCTCATGGAGCGTATTCGGGCGGCTGTTTGGCGCAAACCCTGGGGCCATGGACTGCGTGAGGGTGATCGTCGCACAGGACGAGGGATGAGTCAGATCGGCGGTTGAAGATAGCCGCTCGGAGAAGCGGAACGCCGGGGGACTGAGCCCCCGGCGTTCCTGGTTCCCGATCACCCGTGCCCGTGACCGTTACTGCGGACCTGTGCGACGAGCTGCTCGAGCCGTAACCGCTGGCTCAGCGGTACCCTTCCAGCATGACCGTTCGGTTCCGCATTGCTTGCCGGCTGTGCTTGCATGCTGTCGGTCGGTGCCTCTGCTCCCTCGCCGATCCGGAAGTTGGCGATGAGTTCGCGGAGACGCGTCGCATAGCGTTCGACGATGCCGGATTGCGCTCCGACTTCTTCGATCATCTGCGTCGCTGTGTCGACTTGCCGCTGGACCCGTTCGACGTTCTGCTGTTGCGTTCCGACGATTCGGTCGATCGCTTTCACCGCGTCGGTCACCTGATGGGCCTGGGCGGCCATTTCCTCAGCAGCCGTCGCGTTCTGCTCGATCACGCTACTGATATCGCGCAGCGCAGCGATCACGCGATCGCTGGCGGCCGCCATTTTCCGAGCAGCGGCTGTGATCGCATCGACCTTCTGGCTGGTCTGTTCGACCGCTTCGAGAATCGTCTGCAGCGCTCGACCTGCTTGCTCGGCTCGGTCCGCGCCGCTCGCGACTCGATCGGCACCGGTGCGCATCGCAGCGACAGCTTGCTCGGTCGCCTGGCGAACCTGCTCGATCAACGCCGCGATGTCCTGAGTCTCCCGTCGGCTGCGTTCAGCCAGCTTGCGCACTTCGTCAGCAACCACAGCGAAGCCGCGACCGTGCTCGCCAGCGCGCGCGGCCTCGATCGCTGCGTTGAGCGCGAGCAAATTCGTTTGCTCCGCGATGTTGTCGATCGTCTCCACGACCGAGCTGATCTCCTGACCGAGCCGTCCGAGTTCGGCGACACGCTCGGCAGCCGAGAGGACGACGTTTCGGATCTCCAGCATGGCGTCGATCGTCTGTCTGACGGCATCGGCGCCGCTATCGGCCGAACGTCGAGAGTTGAGCGTCGCCTCCTCGACGGCAGCAGTGTCGGCGAGCACCTGGTGTACGTGACCGGCGAGTTCGTTGGCTGCTGCGTTGATACGTTCGAGGCTCCGTGCTTGTGCGCTGGCTCCCGTGGCCACGGCTTGGACTACTTGTTGCAGCTGTTCCATCGAGACGCGTGCCGAAGCAGCAGCGTGCGCGACCTCACTAGCACCTTGGCCGACCTCGATCACGCTCGCGTTCACGTCCCGCATCGCGTCGACCGAGCCAGTGGTCGCGTGGTTCATTTCCTCCGTCGCGTCGGTGAGACCGTCTGCAGCGGCACGGATATCGGCTACCATCGTACGGAGCTGCTTGACCATCGTGTCGAGTTCGCTGGCAGCATTTCCGAGCTGATGCTGCACTGCATTGAACGACTCGACCATCTGGCCGATTTCGTCTCGCCAGTTGACCGTGACATCGTCGGTCGCGAAGCGGGCGGACTGTGTCAGGTCACCAGCAGCGATGCGGCGCAGCGTTTGGGCGAACGTGGGGACTTGCTCGGTCGCGAGGCGTCGCGCTGCCTGAGCGACCGCGAGCGCGCTCGTCCGCACGCGCTGCGCGATCAGGATGCCGGCCGCTGTTTGCAGCACGACGAAGAAGGCGTGAAGGGACGTGATGGTCCACGATGGACCGTCCTTATAGACGCTGTACGGCCAGAAGGCATTGAAGAGCACATGATGAACAGCGATGAGCCCTGCTGCGAGCACGATCGGCAGCCAGTCGTAGTAGATGATCAGGAAGGCGAGAGCCACGAAGATTTGGAAGTGCATTTCGATGAGCCCTCCGGAGAGATGGATGAGGAGGGCAGCATAGAGCATGAGGAGTCCAGCAGTCAGAAGCCGGTACCAGCGGGTACCGGCGAGGAACCGATAGCCGATCGTGGCGGTACCGCTCAGAACTGTGGCGCCGACGAGCGCCTGCCAGAGCGGATGTTTTCCGAAGAGGAACACGACAGCGAGAGCAGCGAGTGCATGGCCCCAGAGAATCCACAGGCTGATACGGTCACGGCTGCGATCCATCGTCTCTGCTGCTCCGTTCATCGGCACAGTGACCCCCCTGCTCCTATTCCACGCGATCCCACTCCACAGAGGGATATCGGCTGCCGGGTACATTTCCTGAAGAGGGGAGATCATGTTGTCGGATTGATGTGCAAGGGCTGCTTCGTCGAGTGATGCATGCTCGGGGTGGGGGCATGCGAGAGCGCTCAGCCGGATGAGCGCGTACTGAGCCAGGTTCGGCCGTAGTCGCGCATGGCGCGGACGAGTGGCAAGAGTGCGCGACCACGGGTGGTGAGTTCATAGCGTGTGCGTCCACCGTTTTCCTCGATCCGGCGAATCAGGCCGGTCGCTTCGAGGTGCTTGAGGCGTGAAGACAGCGTCTTGGGGCTGATGCCACGAACCGAACGCTCGAGCTCGCTGAAACGGCTCAGGCCACGGGCGAGATCCCGCAAGATCAGCGGTGTCCACCGGTCGCAGAGGATCGCTGCCGTCTGGGCGAGCGGGCACTGTTCCGGTGGCAGAGGTGTGGTCTGCATCGATGAGCACCTTCCCGATGCCGCGCGGTATCCTCCACAGCGCAACGCTCGGACTCAGTGGGTGCGAGCGTCGTACAGTTCCGTCTCACTCGGCAAGTGTACTCTGCCCGCGTTGGCGATGGGTACTGCGATTCGTGGATCGATGATCGAAGTGCAGGCAAATGGGTGATCGGGTGCTGGTATGCGAGAGTTGCGCTTGCCAGTCTGGCCACATACGACCGCGTTCCGGATGCGACCGCCTATCGCCGCGCTGGTCGGGAGTGGAGTCGCTGTTGCGGGTGCACTCGCGAGCGCGTTGCTCCTCGTTCGGTTCGGTCCCGTGCCCGCGCTGGCGGTGTTGATCGCTGTGCTGGCGGGCATCCTCGTCGCCGTCGATCCGCGATCCGGTCTCTGGGTCGTTCTGGCGATCATTGCGCTGCTCCCGTACGCGGTCATCCCGATCAAAGTGGTAATAACTCCCCCGCTCCTCGAGCTCGTGGGGCTGGGAGTGGTGGGGACGTGGCTCCTGCAATCGTTCTTGGACAGGAGCCGATCTGTCCCGTTTCACCCACTCGTCCTCAGTGTCCTCCTATTCGCGGGCGTGTCGTTGTTCGCATTCGTCCTCGGAATCGGTCGTGGATATACAACGCAGACGTACCACGATTATGCGAAGTTTTTGATCAGCCTCAGCTTGTTCTTCCTTGCGTGGTCAGTGCTCCGGCGCCTAGCGGACTATCGTCGGTTCACGACCGTGTTCCTTTCGGCCAGTGGCCTGGCGGCGGTGCTCGGACTCGCGTTGTATGCAGCTGGGCCCGGAATGACTCTCGCGGTCCTCGCTCGACTGATCCCGTATGGCTATCCCGCGACCCGGATCGTCCGCTACATCGAGGACGATCCAGCGAAACCGATGCGCTTGACGAGCACGAGCGTCGATCCCAATTCGTTCGCTGGGCTTCTCGCTCCGGCGTTCGTGATCGCTGTAGCCCAAGCCGTAGCGCGGCGCCCGGTCATCCCGCGCTGGCTCGCGGTCAGTGCTGCCGCGACCATCGGACCCGCGCTCCTGCTCACCTACTCGCGAGCGGGATGGTTGGGAGCTGTGTTCGGCGTGGGATTGATCGCGCTCGCTCGTTATCGCTGGTTGTTCCTCCCTGGTAGTGCTGGACTGGTTACCGCCATGACGCTCGGTATCGGAGAGGGAGTGTTCGAGCGACTGTGGCAAGGCTTCACACTGCAGGACCC from the Thermomicrobium sp. 4228-Ro genome contains:
- a CDS encoding methyl-accepting chemotaxis protein, producing MNGAAETMDRSRDRISLWILWGHALAALAVVFLFGKHPLWQALVGATVLSGTATIGYRFLAGTRWYRLLTAGLLMLYAALLIHLSGGLIEMHFQIFVALAFLIIYYDWLPIVLAAGLIAVHHVLFNAFWPYSVYKDGPSWTITSLHAFFVVLQTAAGILIAQRVRTSALAVAQAARRLATEQVPTFAQTLRRIAAGDLTQSARFATDDVTVNWRDEIGQMVESFNAVQHQLGNAASELDTMVKQLRTMVADIRAAADGLTDATEEMNHATTGSVDAMRDVNASVIEVGQGASEVAHAAASARVSMEQLQQVVQAVATGASAQARSLERINAAANELAGHVHQVLADTAAVEEATLNSRRSADSGADAVRQTIDAMLEIRNVVLSAAERVAELGRLGQEISSVVETIDNIAEQTNLLALNAAIEAARAGEHGRGFAVVADEVRKLAERSRRETQDIAALIEQVRQATEQAVAAMRTGADRVASGADRAEQAGRALQTILEAVEQTSQKVDAITAAARKMAAASDRVIAALRDISSVIEQNATAAEEMAAQAHQVTDAVKAIDRIVGTQQQNVERVQRQVDTATQMIEEVGAQSGIVERYATRLRELIANFRIGEGAEAPTDSMQAQPASNAEPNGHAGRVPLSQRLRLEQLVAQVRSNGHGHG
- a CDS encoding winged helix-turn-helix transcriptional regulator; translated protein: MQTTPLPPEQCPLAQTAAILCDRWTPLILRDLARGLSRFSELERSVRGISPKTLSSRLKHLEATGLIRRIEENGGRTRYELTTRGRALLPLVRAMRDYGRTWLSTRSSG
- a CDS encoding O-antigen ligase family protein, yielding MRELRLPVWPHTTAFRMRPPIAALVGSGVAVAGALASALLLVRFGPVPALAVLIAVLAGILVAVDPRSGLWVVLAIIALLPYAVIPIKVVITPPLLELVGLGVVGTWLLQSFLDRSRSVPFHPLVLSVLLFAGVSLFAFVLGIGRGYTTQTYHDYAKFLISLSLFFLAWSVLRRLADYRRFTTVFLSASGLAAVLGLALYAAGPGMTLAVLARLIPYGYPATRIVRYIEDDPAKPMRLTSTSVDPNSFAGLLAPAFVIAVAQAVARRPVIPRWLAVSAAATIGPALLLTYSRAGWLGAVFGVGLIALARYRWLFLPGSAGLVTAMTLGIGEGVFERLWQGFTLQDPATQMRLEEYRTALALLRAYPAFGVGFGEAPTVELWTGVSSIYLLVAERMGLVGLITFLAAVLGILALGWRTWLRERREDAWSDLLLSWLGAQGALLLIGMFDHYYLNISFPHMVGVFWLVQAIVLRLAVDRRRAERNDAFAGSAVRKR